GCTAGGGCTGGGAGGttaggaggaaaaaggaagtgaCTTTTAATGGCTACAGGATTTCTTTctgaggtaatgaaaatgttctaaaattgatcgtGGCGACGGTTGCACAGTTTTGTGACTATACAAAAAGCCAtttaactgtacattttaaatgggtgaattttatggtatgtgatctcaataaaggttttacatatctttttaaagaaaaagaacaagaaaaattgtCCCAAGTCTGTATATATCAGACACATTCCTTTATTCTCATTCTTTGATCACACATGTACACTTGGACAAACAGAGACctccccctcaacacacacacatatgtgcaatTCACAGGAGAATCTTAGAATGATAGTGTAGGAAAAGACCTTAGAAGTCAGAGAATtccacctttctcttctccctcttcatCTCCCCATTCTTTAGACAAGGAACTTGAGGCCAAATCTCACACAGGAATTAATGGCACCCATtgactctctctccttcacttatCATTTTCCCTGAAGATTCCATGCTCTTTGGGAATGGGTGATGTCTAATTTTTTCTGTACCCTCCATGGCACATAGAGCTGTGCTAAGCACGCAGCAGGCACTCACGACACTAGCTTAATTGAACAGAACATGCTTCTCTCATATCCTTGAGGAAAAAGAAGGTGCCTTTAAGAGGGGAAGGCCGTAGAAATAAAGAAGGATGAGAAAGACAATTAGGTCAAATCTAGCCCATTTCATCACACCTTCAAGGAGAGAATCAAAGAacctcagagctggaaggggagagagaaaacatttataGAGAACCTACACAGTGGGCCTCAGGTTCACTGTAAGTATCTAATCCTTATTACAGCAGAAGTGATCAAGGCCCAAGGATATGCCCAGGTCATCAGGTTAGTGAGGTCAGAGGCAGGGCCACCCTGAGTGTTCTAATGTCCAAACCCACGGTCCTCCTTGATCTCACCTTTCAATCCCATCTGACTACCAAGGACCGTGGCTTGGAAGGCCTGGGTTTTGTTCTTGTCTGGATCATCTCCGAAGTTCAAGGTGGTCAGCAAGCCCACGATATGAGACCCACGCCACTTCCCTGTGACTGTCTCATTCACGGGGCACAGGGTCACCTGGCCAAAAGATCTCAAGAAAGAGACCCAGTCCTGTGTGCAAAAGGAAGACGGGAGAAAGGTGAGAGGTTAGTAGCACAAGCAGGCCTGCGTGGGAAGGATGAAGAGGGTACTCACCTGAGGGATGTCAGGGCTACGCAGGCCAGTCCTGTGGGTGAGGAGGAAGCCACCAAGGCCCAGGCCAGAAAGGCCAAGCAGCAGCAGGATCAAAGTGGCACAGACCAGAGGTGGGTGATGGGCCAGACAGAGATGCAGGTTGTGTCCTGCCTGGCAGCTGCCCATGGGGAGCAGAGGGGTCTGGGCCTCCACGGAGAGCCTGCTGGAGGACAGGAAGGAAGAACTGGACAAGAGCCTACCATCAAGAAACCACTTACCCATTTTATTCAAAGGGAAGCTAAAACACCAAGAAGACAAGGGACTTCctcaaagccacacagccagtTAGTGGCAAAGCCAAGACAAGAATCCAAGGTTCCTGACTCCAAGTTTTCATCTCCCTGCtctactcaataaatgtttgctgcatTTCATT
This region of Equus quagga isolate Etosha38 chromosome 7, UCLA_HA_Equagga_1.0, whole genome shotgun sequence genomic DNA includes:
- the TMEM219 gene encoding insulin-like growth factor-binding protein 3 receptor isoform X1; protein product: MGKWFLDGRLLSSSSFLSSSRLSVEAQTPLLPMGSCQAGHNLHLCLAHHPPLVCATLILLLLGLSGLGLGGFLLTHRTGLRSPDIPQDWVSFLRSFGQVTLCPVNETVTGKWRGSHIVGLLTTLNFGDDPDKNKTQAFQATVLGSQMGLKGSSAGELVLITARVTTERTPGTCLYFSAAPGILPSSQPPISCLEEGAGNATLSPRMAEECVRVWSHEGLVLTKLLTSEELALCGSRLLVLGSFLLLFCGLLCCLTAMCFHPRRESHWSRTRL